A window from Salminus brasiliensis chromosome 7, fSalBra1.hap2, whole genome shotgun sequence encodes these proteins:
- the rap1gapb gene encoding rap1 GTPase-activating protein 1 isoform X6, giving the protein MDEQRCTLPPPLKTEEDYIPYPGVHEVLSRKAPFPLILLPQFGGYWIEGTNHDLGSTPAPEEPPPCPASQVKLETNSTAKIYRKNFLGKEHFNYYSMDTALGHLVFSVKYDVIGDQEHLRLLLRSKFKTYHDVIPISCLTEFPNVVQMAKLVCEEVNVDRFYPVLYPKASRLIVTFDEHVISNKFKFGVIYQKFGQTSEEELFGNSLESPAFVEFLEFLGQKIELHDFKGFRGGLDVTHGQTGTESVYHNFHNKEIMFHVSTKLPYTEGDSQQLQRKRHIGNDIVAIVFQEENTPFVPDMIASNFLHAYVVVQVENACTDNVLYKVSVTARDDVPFFGPALPDPAVFKKSPEFHEFLLTKLINAEYSCYKAEKFAKLEERTRSALLETLYEELHVNSQCMMGLGGDDEKLENGGGGGGGFFESFKRVIRSRSQSMDAMGLSNKKPHTVSTSHSGSFTHNPPDTPKTPGISLIIPGKSPTRKKSGPFSSRRSSAIGIENIQEVQERSREVSPSTQKTPDSGHASQDPKSDNSNHSSPEMPTTRTSSAVCRAPSIPETHDLSRSSSNASSFTSVVEENEHEHEAAEDYDTGLESLSSAGTPHKRDSFTYSAGWLEDSMSTTSQGSPAPSRQLSDPVRPKTERQHSASNC; this is encoded by the exons ATGGATGAGCAGAGATGCACGCTTCCACCCCCCCTCAAA acagAGGAAGACTACATTCCATATCCAGGTGTTCATGAG GTGCTGTCTCGTAAAGCCCCCTTCCCCCTGATTCTGCTGCCCCAGTTTGGCGGTTACTGGATTGAAGGCACCAATCATGACCTCGGGTCGACCCCAGCTCCGGAGGAGCCGCCCCCATGCCCAGCATCACAGGTTAAACTGGAGACAAACAGCACAGCGAAGATCTACAGAAAAAACTTCCTGGGCAAG GAGCACTTTAATTATTACTCTATGGACACTGCACTGGGCCACCTCGTCTTCTCTGTGAAGTATGACGTGATCGGGGACCAAGAGCACCTGCGTTTACTGCTAAG ATCAAAGTTCAAAACCTACCATGATGTAATACCCATTTCCTGTCTCACTGAGTTCCCCAACGTGGTGCAGATGGCAAAG CTGGTGTGTGAAGAAGTCAATGTGGACAGATTTTACCCGGTCCTCTACCCAAAG GCCTCCAGACTCATTGTAACTTTTGATGAACATGTCATAAGCAACAAGTTCAAGTTTGGAGTCATCTACCAGAAGTTTGGACAG acttcagaagaggagCTTTTTGGAAACAGTCTGGAGAGCCCTGCCTtcgttgagtttctggagtttTTGGGGCAGAAGATTGAGCTACATGACTTTAAAGG ATTTCGAGGTGGTCTTGATGTCACACACGGTCAGACTGGAACTGAGTCGGTATACCACAATTTCCACAACAAGGAAATCATGTTCCACGTGTCCACTAAACTTCCCTACACTGAAGGGGACTCACAGCAG CTCCAGAGGAAGAGACATATAGGAAATGACATCGTGGCTATCGTGTTTCAAGAGGAAAACACACCGTTTGTACCAGATATGATCGCATCCAATTTCCTTCATGCTTATGTGGTGGTGCAAGTGGAGAATGCCTGCACAGACAACGTCCTTTACAAG GTGTCAGTGACAGCGAGAGATGACGTGCCTTTCTTTGGGCCTGCTCTCCCAGACCCAGCCGTGTTTAAAAAG AGCCCAGAGTTTCACGAGTTCCTCCTGACAAAACTCATCAATGCTGAGTATTCCTGCTATAAGGCTGAGAAGTTTGCCAAGCTGGAG gAGAGAACGCGCTCTGCGCTTCTGGAGACTCTGTACGAGGAGTTGCATGTGAACAGCCAGTGCATGATGGGATTGGGAGGAGACGATGAGAAGCTGGAGaatggagggggaggaggaggaggcttcTTCGAGTCTTTCAAG AGAGTCATTCGCAGTAGGAGTCAGTCTATGGACGCTATGGGCCTGAGCAATAAGAAGCCTCACACTGTCTCGACCAGCCACAGTGGCAGCTTTACCCACAATCCCCCAGACACACCCAAAACGCCAGGAATT TCTTTGATCATACCTGGTAAGAGCCCAACCCGGAAGAAATCAGGCCCATTCAGTTCTAGACGGAGCAGCGCCATTGGCATCGAGAACATCCAGGAGGTCCAGGAGAGAAG TAGGGAGGTGTCCCCGAGCACACAGAAAACACCCGACAGTGGCCACGCCTCACAGGACCCCAAGTCTGATAACTCCAATCACAGCTCACCTGAGATGCCCACCACCAGGACTAG TTCGGCTGTGTGTAGAGCACCCTCCATCCCGGAAACTCATGACCTGTCTCGTTCCTCGTCCAACGCCAGCAGCTTCACCAGTGTGGTGGAGGAGAACGAGCATGAGCATGAAGCTGCAGAGGATTACGACACAGGACTG